From the Esox lucius isolate fEsoLuc1 chromosome 21, fEsoLuc1.pri, whole genome shotgun sequence genome, one window contains:
- the mtpap gene encoding poly(A) RNA polymerase, mitochondrial isoform X2: MAASIAVIVLHMRGRGCFSKCFPKLHSCFQRKLGISTAAMKTETTNKKDEIEPKGGVKSFYTVQEERMEQAERSVLISCPSKTNEKKFMKYLSRHGDINKCFFYESYGTYAVVEFAHKESLTSLHQGTAIPSVNHEAAVPFKSRLLSLKNTGSLDQSSGQSAPLCQPQTTVPMNDLILRLSNESSIDQQISSLTEMHQLTEENVCLRYLVCSLLKDIAAAYFPECKVRPFGSSVNGFGKLGCDLDMFLDLDGISGRSLKKLKAGFSLEYQTKRSASERAVTQSILSVIGECVDQFGPGCVGVQKILQARCPLVRFAHQPSGFQCDLTANNRVAMKSTELLYLCGGLDWRRRTIPILPTLDYLKELAGPLDKCVIDGNDCTFVSDVSKIRLQDNTETLEQLLQEFFEFYGSFAFNRMSINIRKGREQNKSDVSPLHIQNPFDASLNVSKNVNATQLERFVGLCRESAWMLQQREFNAPPANGAAGGTKAPWGLAALLSPSVSQAAGVKSRRGKKREPASERIKSLLESLKDQGGKATSLGAGKKTCG; the protein is encoded by the exons ATGGCGGCTTCCATTGCAGTGATTGTGTTGCATATGAGGGGCAGAGGCTGTTTCTCAAAATGCTTTCCAAAATTACATTCTTGTTTTCAAAGAAAGCTCGGAATTAGTACTGCTGCAATGAAGACTGAAACAACCAATAAGAAAGATGAAATCG aACCAAAGGGTGGAGTCAAATCTTTTTATACAGTCcaagaggagaggatggagcaGGCGGAGAGGTCTGTCCTTATCAGCTGCCCCTCTAAAACCAACGAAAAGAAGTTCATGAAGTATCTATCACGACATGGAGATATcaacaaatgctttttttatgAAAGCTAT GGTACCTATGCTGTCGTGGAGTTTGCCCACAAGGAAAGCCTCACATCACTACACCAAGGCACTGCAATCCCGAGTGTGAACCATGAAGCTGCAGTGCCTTTCAAGTCCAGACTACTCTCCCTCAAAAACACTGGCTCTTTGGACCAGTCAAGTGGCCAATCTGCCCCTCTGTGCCAACCACAGACCACCGTCCCCATGAACGACCTTATACTGAGACTGTCCAATGAGAGCAGT ATTGACCAACAGATATCCTCCCTTACAGAGATGCACCAGCTGACAGAAGAGAATGTTTGTCTGCGCTACCTGGTCTGCTCCTTGCTGAAGGACATAGCTGCTGCATATTTCCCAGAATGCAAAGTCCGTCCCTTTGGTTCTTCTGTGAATGGCTTTGGGAAGCTGGGCTGCGACCTGGACATGTTTCTGGATCTGGATGGCATCAGTGGGAGGAGTCTCAAGAAG CTTAAAGCCGGGTTCTCCTTGGAGTACCAGACAAAGAGGTCTGCGTCGGAGCGTGCGGTGACCCAGAGCATCCTGTCTGTGATCGGGGAGTGTGTGGACCAGTTTGGGCCCGGCTGTGTTGGGGTGCAGAAGATCCTACAGGCTCGTTGTCCGCTGGTCCGCTTCGCGCACCAGCCGTCGGGGTTCCAGTGTGACCTCACGGCCAACAATAG GGTGGCGATGAAGAGCACTGAGCTGCTATACTTGTGTGGAGGGCTGGACTGGCGG AGGAGGACTATTCCTATCCTGCCCACTCTGGACTACCTCAAGGAACTCGCAG GCCCTCTGGACAAGTGTGTTATCGATGGGAACGACTGCACGTTTGTCAGTGACGTCTCCAAAATAAGACTGCAGgacaacacagagacattag AGCAACTGCTGCAGGAGTTCTTTGAGTTCTACGGGTCATTCGCGTTCAACCGCATGTCCATCAACATCAgaaag GGCCGAGAGCAGAACAAGTCGGACGTGTCCCCGCTACACATCCAGAACCCCTTCGACGCGTCGCTGAACGTCAGTAAGAACGTCAACGCCACCCAGCTGGAGCGCTTCGTGGGGCTGTGCCGCGAGAGCGCTTGGATGCTGCAGCAGCGCGAGTTCAACGCGCCGCCCGCCAACGGAGCCGCCGGCGGGACCAAGGCCCCCTGGGGCCTGGCGGCGCTCCTCTCACCCTCGGTGTCCCAGGCGGCCGGGGTTAAGAGTCGCCGGGGTAAGAAGAGGGAACCGGCCAGCGAGAGGATCAAGAGCCTGCTGGAGTCTCTGAAGGACCAGGGGGGGAAGGCGACGAGCCTCGGTGCGGGGAAGAAGACATGTGGCTGA
- the mtpap gene encoding poly(A) RNA polymerase, mitochondrial isoform X1: MAASIAVIVLHMRGRGCFSKCFPKLHSCFQRKLGISTAAMKTETTNKKDEIEPKGGVKSFYTVQEERMEQAERSVLISCPSKTNEKKFMKYLSRHGDINKCFFYESYGTYAVVEFAHKESLTSLHQGTAIPSVNHEAAVPFKSRLLSLKNTGSLDQSSGQSAPLCQPQTTVPMNDLILRLSNESSIDQQISSLTEMHQLTEENVCLRYLVCSLLKDIAAAYFPECKVRPFGSSVNGFGKLGCDLDMFLDLDGISGRSLKKLKAGFSLEYQTKRSASERAVTQSILSVIGECVDQFGPGCVGVQKILQARCPLVRFAHQPSGFQCDLTANNRVAMKSTELLYLCGGLDWRVRCLVFGVRCWARSHSITSSIPGAWITNFSLTVMVLFFLQRRTIPILPTLDYLKELAGPLDKCVIDGNDCTFVSDVSKIRLQDNTETLEQLLQEFFEFYGSFAFNRMSINIRKGREQNKSDVSPLHIQNPFDASLNVSKNVNATQLERFVGLCRESAWMLQQREFNAPPANGAAGGTKAPWGLAALLSPSVSQAAGVKSRRGKKREPASERIKSLLESLKDQGGKATSLGAGKKTCG; the protein is encoded by the exons ATGGCGGCTTCCATTGCAGTGATTGTGTTGCATATGAGGGGCAGAGGCTGTTTCTCAAAATGCTTTCCAAAATTACATTCTTGTTTTCAAAGAAAGCTCGGAATTAGTACTGCTGCAATGAAGACTGAAACAACCAATAAGAAAGATGAAATCG aACCAAAGGGTGGAGTCAAATCTTTTTATACAGTCcaagaggagaggatggagcaGGCGGAGAGGTCTGTCCTTATCAGCTGCCCCTCTAAAACCAACGAAAAGAAGTTCATGAAGTATCTATCACGACATGGAGATATcaacaaatgctttttttatgAAAGCTAT GGTACCTATGCTGTCGTGGAGTTTGCCCACAAGGAAAGCCTCACATCACTACACCAAGGCACTGCAATCCCGAGTGTGAACCATGAAGCTGCAGTGCCTTTCAAGTCCAGACTACTCTCCCTCAAAAACACTGGCTCTTTGGACCAGTCAAGTGGCCAATCTGCCCCTCTGTGCCAACCACAGACCACCGTCCCCATGAACGACCTTATACTGAGACTGTCCAATGAGAGCAGT ATTGACCAACAGATATCCTCCCTTACAGAGATGCACCAGCTGACAGAAGAGAATGTTTGTCTGCGCTACCTGGTCTGCTCCTTGCTGAAGGACATAGCTGCTGCATATTTCCCAGAATGCAAAGTCCGTCCCTTTGGTTCTTCTGTGAATGGCTTTGGGAAGCTGGGCTGCGACCTGGACATGTTTCTGGATCTGGATGGCATCAGTGGGAGGAGTCTCAAGAAG CTTAAAGCCGGGTTCTCCTTGGAGTACCAGACAAAGAGGTCTGCGTCGGAGCGTGCGGTGACCCAGAGCATCCTGTCTGTGATCGGGGAGTGTGTGGACCAGTTTGGGCCCGGCTGTGTTGGGGTGCAGAAGATCCTACAGGCTCGTTGTCCGCTGGTCCGCTTCGCGCACCAGCCGTCGGGGTTCCAGTGTGACCTCACGGCCAACAATAG GGTGGCGATGAAGAGCACTGAGCTGCTATACTTGTGTGGAGGGCTGGACTGGCGGGTGCGTTGCCTGGTGTTCGGTGTTCGGTGCTGGGCCCGGTCTCACAGCATCACCAGCTCGATACCTGGCGCCTGGATCACCAACTTCTCTCTGACTGTCATGGTCCTTTTCTTCCTGCAGAGGAGGACTATTCCTATCCTGCCCACTCTGGACTACCTCAAGGAACTCGCAG GCCCTCTGGACAAGTGTGTTATCGATGGGAACGACTGCACGTTTGTCAGTGACGTCTCCAAAATAAGACTGCAGgacaacacagagacattag AGCAACTGCTGCAGGAGTTCTTTGAGTTCTACGGGTCATTCGCGTTCAACCGCATGTCCATCAACATCAgaaag GGCCGAGAGCAGAACAAGTCGGACGTGTCCCCGCTACACATCCAGAACCCCTTCGACGCGTCGCTGAACGTCAGTAAGAACGTCAACGCCACCCAGCTGGAGCGCTTCGTGGGGCTGTGCCGCGAGAGCGCTTGGATGCTGCAGCAGCGCGAGTTCAACGCGCCGCCCGCCAACGGAGCCGCCGGCGGGACCAAGGCCCCCTGGGGCCTGGCGGCGCTCCTCTCACCCTCGGTGTCCCAGGCGGCCGGGGTTAAGAGTCGCCGGGGTAAGAAGAGGGAACCGGCCAGCGAGAGGATCAAGAGCCTGCTGGAGTCTCTGAAGGACCAGGGGGGGAAGGCGACGAGCCTCGGTGCGGGGAAGAAGACATGTGGCTGA